In Arthrobacter sp. UKPF54-2, the following are encoded in one genomic region:
- a CDS encoding ATP-binding protein, whose translation MDENLGKFIDNFAQLVQLAQAGQHRAPAGPQLLTTLTEHLGVPAGSVAVVVEDIPPHRFVDADIQMAELAGGDPHFRLVGIGGGDQRHHHSLSDMLQQAQVFPQFPLAQPDYANLAVGPDEQRQAVALGLWLFSHGGRPLAVLQRDANPRYGRQTACLEVLAGDTEAAAGFLADFRRRMQHHSVLKGQVISLVMGEYGPSAAGVTFHARPSLAADEVILPGGLLQKVTDHALGIAEHRESLKQYGQHLKRGILLYGRPGTGKTHTVRYLLSRSHGATAILLSGGSLARISEAATMARALQPSIVVLEDCDLIAEDRSFGHGPQPLLFEVLDAMDGLADDADVAFVLTTNRVDMLERALAQRPGRVDLAVEIPLPAPAERVALLRLYARGIAFSPAALEEAAARTDGTTASFARELIRRAVVAAALAGAPVADTHLQAAVGELMADGEALTRSLLGSGGGAAGGRGAYGGPAASGFSGPPGGGPFGGPAGGGGGFGGPAGGGGGFGGPAGGGRSDAY comes from the coding sequence ATGGATGAAAATTTGGGGAAGTTCATCGACAATTTCGCGCAACTCGTGCAGCTTGCGCAGGCCGGGCAGCACCGTGCACCTGCCGGGCCTCAGCTGCTGACGACTCTCACCGAGCACTTGGGCGTGCCGGCCGGGTCGGTCGCCGTCGTGGTGGAAGACATCCCGCCGCACCGGTTTGTGGACGCGGACATCCAGATGGCCGAACTTGCGGGCGGGGATCCCCACTTCCGCCTGGTCGGGATCGGCGGCGGCGACCAGCGCCACCATCACTCCCTGAGCGACATGCTGCAGCAGGCCCAGGTCTTCCCGCAGTTCCCGCTGGCCCAGCCCGACTACGCCAACCTGGCGGTGGGTCCGGATGAGCAGCGCCAGGCGGTGGCGTTGGGGCTGTGGCTGTTCAGCCACGGCGGCCGGCCGCTCGCGGTGCTGCAGCGGGACGCCAATCCCCGGTACGGCCGGCAGACGGCCTGCCTGGAAGTCCTTGCCGGCGACACCGAGGCCGCTGCGGGCTTCCTCGCCGACTTCCGACGTCGCATGCAGCACCACAGCGTCCTCAAGGGGCAGGTCATTTCGCTCGTGATGGGTGAATACGGCCCCAGCGCGGCGGGCGTGACCTTCCACGCCAGGCCCAGCCTCGCCGCGGACGAAGTCATCCTGCCCGGCGGCCTGCTGCAGAAGGTCACCGACCACGCCCTGGGCATCGCCGAGCACCGTGAGTCGCTCAAGCAGTACGGGCAGCATCTCAAGCGCGGCATCCTGCTTTACGGCCGGCCGGGCACCGGGAAGACCCACACGGTGCGGTATCTGCTGAGCCGCAGCCACGGGGCCACCGCCATCCTGCTGTCCGGCGGCTCGCTGGCCCGGATCTCGGAGGCGGCCACCATGGCGAGGGCCCTGCAGCCCTCCATCGTTGTGCTTGAGGACTGCGACCTGATCGCCGAGGACCGCAGCTTCGGCCACGGGCCCCAGCCGCTGCTGTTCGAGGTGCTCGACGCCATGGACGGCCTGGCCGACGACGCCGATGTGGCCTTTGTCCTCACCACCAACCGCGTGGACATGCTGGAGCGTGCCCTGGCGCAGCGGCCCGGCCGGGTGGATCTGGCCGTGGAGATTCCTCTGCCCGCGCCGGCGGAGCGCGTAGCGTTGCTCAGGCTGTATGCCCGCGGGATCGCCTTCAGCCCTGCGGCACTTGAGGAGGCCGCGGCCCGGACCGACGGCACCACCGCCTCATTCGCCCGCGAGCTGATCCGCCGCGCCGTCGTGGCCGCCGCCCTTGCCGGCGCCCCGGTCGCGGATACCCACCTTCAGGCGGCCGTGGGCGAGCTGATGGCCGACGGCGAGGCGCTCACCCGCAGTTTGCTCGGCAGCGGAGGCGGCGCGGCGGGCGGACGTGGCGCGTATGGCGGGCCGGCGGCTAGCGGCTTCTCTGGGCCGCCGGGCGGCGGCCCGTTCGGCGGGCCGGCGGGCGGGGGTGGCGGCTTCGGCGGGCCGGCGGGCGGGGGTGGCGGCTTCGGCGGGCCGGCGGGCGGCGGACGCTCAGACGCCTACTGA
- a CDS encoding PLP-dependent aminotransferase family protein yields the protein MDNDSSSRIVAQLKEWIARAAPGSRLPSTRALVAEHSVSPVTVQKALQALTAQGLIESRPGVGTFVRAVRTARPSDYSWQTAALRSPQAPLRSASAAMRSAPNDVIALHSGYPARELLPERLVRAALIRAARGEAALSRAPAAGLPELQSWFAHELGTSTPAGVTPPGASDVVVLPGSQSGLSSIFRALVGSGQPLLMESPSYWGAILAAAQAGVRVVPVPSGPDGPDPDGLARAFEETGARLFYAQANYANPTGAQWSVRRGDEVLEVVRRHGAFLVEDDWARDFGISSVPSPVAARDDSGHVVYLRTLTKSVSPAIRVAAVIARGPARERILADRGAESMYVSGLLQAAALDVVTQPAWQTHLRIVRHQLQSRRDLLVTSLREHAPQAHLTLVPKGGLNLWARLPDGTDVEQLSADCERDGLLIAAGTEWFPAEPAGPFIRLNYAGPNPGAFPEGARILGRAIEQNVR from the coding sequence ATGGACAACGATAGCAGTTCGCGGATTGTGGCGCAGCTGAAGGAATGGATTGCACGGGCCGCCCCCGGGTCAAGGCTGCCCTCCACGCGCGCGCTCGTGGCCGAACACAGTGTCAGTCCCGTCACAGTGCAGAAAGCCCTGCAGGCACTCACCGCCCAGGGCCTGATCGAGAGCCGACCGGGCGTGGGGACGTTCGTCCGCGCGGTCAGGACGGCCCGCCCGTCCGACTACAGCTGGCAGACGGCGGCGCTGCGGTCACCGCAGGCGCCGCTGCGCTCGGCGTCGGCCGCGATGCGCAGCGCACCCAACGATGTGATCGCCCTGCACTCGGGCTACCCGGCCCGCGAACTCCTGCCGGAGCGGCTGGTCCGGGCGGCCCTGATCCGGGCGGCCCGTGGCGAGGCGGCGCTTTCCCGCGCACCCGCTGCGGGACTGCCCGAGCTGCAGTCGTGGTTCGCCCACGAACTTGGCACCTCGACGCCGGCGGGCGTCACCCCGCCCGGGGCGAGCGACGTCGTCGTGCTGCCGGGCAGCCAAAGCGGCCTTAGCTCGATCTTCAGGGCGCTGGTGGGCAGCGGGCAGCCGCTGCTGATGGAGTCCCCCAGCTATTGGGGTGCCATCCTTGCGGCCGCACAGGCCGGCGTCCGTGTGGTCCCGGTGCCGTCCGGGCCGGACGGCCCCGACCCGGACGGGTTGGCCAGGGCGTTCGAGGAGACCGGGGCGCGGCTGTTCTACGCCCAGGCCAACTACGCCAATCCCACCGGGGCACAGTGGAGCGTCCGGCGGGGCGATGAGGTCCTGGAGGTGGTGCGCCGGCACGGGGCGTTTCTCGTGGAGGACGACTGGGCCCGCGACTTCGGCATCAGCAGCGTCCCCTCCCCCGTGGCCGCACGCGACGATTCCGGCCATGTGGTGTACCTGCGGACGCTGACGAAGAGTGTGTCGCCGGCCATCCGGGTGGCCGCCGTCATTGCGCGCGGACCGGCCAGGGAACGCATCCTCGCCGACCGCGGAGCCGAGTCGATGTACGTCAGCGGCCTGCTCCAGGCCGCGGCCCTCGACGTCGTCACCCAGCCGGCCTGGCAGACGCACCTGCGCATCGTCCGGCACCAACTCCAGTCGCGCCGCGACCTGCTGGTGACGAGCCTTCGCGAGCACGCCCCGCAGGCCCATCTCACCTTGGTCCCCAAGGGCGGGCTGAACCTCTGGGCGCGGCTGCCGGACGGGACCGATGTCGAACAGTTGAGCGCCGACTGCGAGCGGGACGGCCTGCTCATTGCCGCCGGCACGGAATGGTTCCCGGCCGAGCCGGCCGGCCCGTTCATCCGGCTCAACTACGCCGGGCCCAACCCCGGCGCGTTCCCGGAGGGCGCCCGCATCCTGGGCCGGGCCATTGAGCAGAACGTGCGGTAG
- a CDS encoding DMT family transporter yields MRDKSSATVSASPVIPAAPAARAAAPAAGVWWGLLGVAAFSFTVPLTRVAVAGLSPLFIGSGRAVVAAALASAALILTRQRLPLGRQWARLAVVAGGIVVGFPLLTSFALTSAPASHGAVVIALLPAATATAAVLRGHERPPAAFWLATAAGAAAAVGFAFAQPGGFGQLHWADLLLLGAVAAAAVGYAEGGLLARQLGAWQTVSWALVLAAPLMVALAALAVAQQPPSGTPAQWASFAYLGVVSMFLGFFAWYRGLAIGPMTQVSQIQLVQPVLSIGWAALLLGEALTPSTLLGGAAVIACAGLAVRARVKPPLGPPQS; encoded by the coding sequence ATGAGAGACAAGAGTAGCGCTACTGTCAGTGCAAGCCCAGTGATACCGGCCGCGCCTGCTGCCCGCGCGGCCGCCCCCGCGGCCGGAGTCTGGTGGGGCCTGCTGGGCGTGGCGGCGTTTTCCTTCACGGTTCCGCTCACCAGGGTCGCCGTCGCAGGGCTCTCGCCGCTGTTCATCGGCTCCGGCCGAGCGGTCGTCGCAGCTGCCCTGGCATCGGCGGCCCTCATCCTCACCCGCCAGCGTTTGCCCCTCGGCCGGCAGTGGGCCAGGCTCGCGGTGGTTGCTGGCGGAATCGTCGTCGGTTTCCCGCTGCTCACTTCTTTCGCACTTACCAGCGCTCCTGCCAGCCACGGCGCCGTCGTGATCGCCCTGCTCCCGGCCGCGACGGCGACCGCTGCCGTCCTCCGCGGACATGAGCGGCCGCCCGCGGCGTTCTGGCTCGCCACAGCGGCGGGCGCTGCCGCCGCTGTCGGCTTCGCCTTCGCGCAGCCCGGAGGTTTCGGGCAACTGCACTGGGCAGACCTGCTGCTCCTCGGCGCCGTCGCGGCCGCGGCGGTGGGCTATGCCGAAGGCGGACTGCTCGCCCGTCAACTTGGCGCCTGGCAGACCGTGTCCTGGGCGCTCGTCCTCGCGGCTCCGCTGATGGTCGCCCTGGCCGCGCTCGCGGTGGCCCAGCAGCCGCCGTCAGGAACCCCGGCGCAGTGGGCCTCCTTCGCCTACCTTGGCGTCGTCAGCATGTTCCTCGGATTCTTCGCCTGGTACCGGGGACTCGCCATCGGCCCCATGACGCAGGTCAGCCAGATCCAGCTGGTTCAACCCGTGCTCAGTATCGGGTGGGCGGCGCTACTCCTGGGCGAAGCGCTGACGCCGTCTACCCTGCTCGGCGGCGCCGCCGTGATCGCCTGCGCCGGCCTGGCCGTCCGTGCCCGGGTGAAGCCGCCGCTGGGGCCGCCCCAATCCTAG
- a CDS encoding FMN-binding negative transcriptional regulator, translating into MYVPKHFAASPGAVDDLLAAPGAANLITMTSEGLLASFLPVFFDPSAGAHGALHGHLARNNPQWSKPPVGEALVILQGSDAYISPAWYASKAEHGRVVPTWNYSTAHVYGTLVVHEDPAWLGRHVRQLTELHEASSDRPWSVDDAPERFIAGQLRAIVGVELLISRIEAKAKLSQNRSAKDVDGVVAGLLAAGHAASAADVDRARQEGLPSA; encoded by the coding sequence ATGTACGTCCCCAAGCATTTCGCCGCCAGCCCCGGCGCCGTCGATGACCTCCTCGCTGCCCCGGGAGCCGCCAACCTGATCACCATGACCTCGGAGGGCCTGCTCGCCAGCTTCTTGCCTGTGTTCTTCGACCCCTCCGCCGGTGCACACGGCGCGCTGCACGGGCACCTGGCCAGGAACAATCCGCAGTGGTCCAAGCCGCCGGTCGGCGAGGCACTGGTCATCCTGCAGGGTTCGGACGCTTACATCTCGCCGGCCTGGTATGCCTCGAAGGCCGAGCACGGCCGCGTTGTGCCGACCTGGAACTACTCCACGGCACACGTGTACGGCACACTGGTGGTCCATGAGGACCCGGCGTGGCTCGGCCGGCATGTCCGGCAGCTGACCGAGCTCCACGAGGCCAGTTCAGACCGGCCGTGGTCCGTCGACGACGCCCCGGAGCGGTTTATTGCAGGCCAACTGCGCGCCATCGTCGGCGTCGAACTGCTGATCAGCAGGATCGAGGCGAAAGCCAAACTCAGCCAGAACCGCTCGGCCAAGGACGTCGACGGCGTGGTGGCAGGACTTCTGGCCGCCGGCCACGCGGCCAGTGCGGCCGACGTCGACCGGGCGCGGCAGGAAGGGTTGCCGTCGGCATAG
- a CDS encoding Gfo/Idh/MocA family protein, with amino-acid sequence MSDTAANRAAESHDSPGVIRWGILGTGLIAGLQTSDLVQHGFAVQAVGSRNLATAREFAARFGLPAAHGSYESLVADTDVDVVYISSPHPFHYENALLALNAGKHVLVEKPFAMNAWQAQEVVDLAASKGLVALEAMWTRYLPHMVRIRELVGSGALGEVRTLIADHNQNLPKDPGHRLNDPALGGGALLDLGIYPASFAFDLFGAPAKIQAAASMTATGVDRQTAMIFEYGDGQQAVLHCALDTAGPNRAAVIGTGGSIEIDPVWYTPTGFTRYDDGGNVVERFDEPVTGRGMQYQGWEIERLIAAGATANDILPPSESVQVMAALDTVRGQIGLSYSSDARP; translated from the coding sequence ATGTCAGACACCGCCGCGAACCGCGCCGCCGAAAGCCACGACTCCCCCGGTGTCATCCGGTGGGGAATCCTGGGCACCGGACTCATTGCCGGGCTGCAGACCTCCGATCTGGTGCAGCATGGCTTTGCGGTCCAGGCGGTGGGCTCCCGCAACCTGGCGACGGCCCGCGAGTTCGCCGCCAGGTTCGGCCTGCCCGCGGCCCACGGCAGCTACGAATCGCTGGTCGCAGACACCGACGTCGACGTTGTCTATATCTCCTCGCCGCACCCCTTCCACTACGAGAACGCGCTGCTGGCCCTGAACGCCGGCAAGCACGTGCTGGTGGAAAAGCCGTTCGCCATGAACGCCTGGCAGGCACAAGAGGTCGTGGACCTCGCCGCGTCCAAGGGCCTGGTCGCCCTCGAGGCCATGTGGACGCGGTACCTGCCGCACATGGTCCGGATCCGTGAACTCGTCGGCTCAGGCGCCCTCGGCGAGGTCCGGACCCTGATTGCGGACCACAACCAGAACCTCCCCAAGGACCCGGGACACAGGCTCAACGACCCCGCGCTCGGCGGCGGGGCCCTCCTGGACCTGGGCATCTACCCCGCGTCCTTCGCCTTCGACCTCTTCGGGGCGCCGGCCAAGATTCAGGCCGCTGCCAGCATGACGGCCACCGGCGTCGACCGCCAGACCGCCATGATTTTCGAATACGGGGACGGACAGCAGGCGGTGCTGCACTGCGCACTGGATACCGCGGGACCGAACCGGGCCGCCGTCATCGGCACCGGAGGCAGCATCGAGATCGATCCGGTCTGGTACACCCCCACGGGCTTCACCCGGTACGACGACGGCGGCAACGTCGTCGAGCGCTTCGACGAACCGGTGACCGGCCGCGGCATGCAATACCAGGGGTGGGAGATCGAGCGGCTCATTGCCGCCGGCGCCACCGCCAACGACATCCTGCCGCCCAGCGAGAGTGTCCAGGTCATGGCGGCGCTGGACACGGTCCGAGGCCAGATCGGGCTCAGCTACAGTAGCGACGCGCGTCCCTGA
- the trxA gene encoding thioredoxin, whose amino-acid sequence MATIDISEKTFNDTISGNDIVLVDFWAAWCGPCRMFAPTFSKASEAHSDVVFAKVDTEAEPALAAAARITSIPTLMAFREGILVFSQPGAMNATGLDELITAVKGLDMDDVRAKVSASAAS is encoded by the coding sequence ATGGCAACCATCGACATTTCCGAAAAGACCTTCAACGACACGATCTCCGGCAACGACATTGTGCTGGTGGACTTCTGGGCAGCCTGGTGCGGTCCGTGCCGCATGTTTGCCCCGACGTTCAGCAAGGCCTCCGAGGCGCACTCCGACGTCGTGTTCGCCAAGGTGGACACGGAAGCCGAGCCGGCGCTCGCCGCGGCGGCACGCATCACCTCTATCCCCACCCTGATGGCGTTCCGCGAGGGTATCCTTGTCTTCTCCCAGCCGGGCGCCATGAATGCCACCGGCCTGGATGAGCTCATCACCGCCGTCAAGGGGCTCGACATGGACGATGTCCGGGCGAAAGTGTCCGCCTCGGCCGCGTCCTGA
- a CDS encoding rhodanese-like domain-containing protein translates to MDLTVQQLKDQLKNGSDAQIVDVREPAEVADGMIAGARHIPLGELGSRLGELDKARPVVAVCRSGRRSAAAADQLTAAGFTAYTMTGGMLDWAAAGLPAG, encoded by the coding sequence ATGGATCTCACCGTCCAACAGCTCAAGGACCAGCTCAAGAACGGCAGCGACGCCCAGATTGTGGATGTCCGCGAGCCCGCTGAGGTCGCCGACGGCATGATTGCCGGCGCGCGCCACATCCCGCTTGGCGAACTTGGTTCCCGGCTGGGCGAACTGGACAAGGCCCGTCCCGTCGTCGCCGTGTGCCGCAGTGGCCGCCGCAGCGCCGCGGCCGCCGACCAGCTGACCGCCGCCGGCTTCACCGCCTACACCATGACCGGCGGGATGCTCGACTGGGCCGCCGCGGGCCTCCCCGCCGGCTAA
- a CDS encoding rhodanese-like domain-containing protein, with translation MTSSNKTTTTDTAPQTIDASTLKAWEDNHDDLMVIDVRSGAEFDSMHIKGSYHVPLPLLSEHTEEFAAKMGTRVVLVCQSGNRAEQARKHLDAVGLGSASVLAGGVPAYAAAGGNVVKGKNTWALERQVRMTAGSLVLAGVVGSKFLSPKLGLLAGGIGAGLTFSAATNSCAMGQMLSKMPWNRSANEPTAHQALQNLGAKA, from the coding sequence ATGACTTCCTCAAACAAAACCACCACGACCGACACCGCACCCCAGACCATTGACGCGTCCACCCTGAAGGCCTGGGAGGACAATCACGATGACCTGATGGTGATCGACGTACGCAGCGGTGCCGAGTTTGATTCGATGCACATCAAGGGCTCGTACCATGTCCCGCTGCCCCTGCTGAGCGAGCACACCGAGGAGTTCGCCGCCAAGATGGGCACCCGCGTGGTCTTGGTCTGCCAGTCCGGGAACCGGGCCGAGCAGGCCCGCAAGCACCTGGACGCCGTGGGCCTTGGCAGCGCGAGCGTGCTCGCCGGCGGGGTCCCCGCCTACGCCGCGGCCGGCGGCAACGTCGTCAAGGGTAAGAACACCTGGGCCCTGGAGCGCCAGGTGCGCATGACCGCGGGCTCCCTGGTCCTGGCCGGCGTCGTGGGCAGCAAGTTCCTCTCGCCGAAGCTTGGTCTGCTGGCCGGCGGCATCGGCGCCGGCCTGACGTTCTCCGCGGCGACGAACAGCTGCGCCATGGGCCAGATGCTCTCCAAGATGCCGTGGAACCGTTCCGCGAACGAGCCCACCGCGCACCAGGCGCTGCAGAACCTGGGCGCCAAGGCATGA
- a CDS encoding sulfite exporter TauE/SafE family protein, with product MILPAAAFGLIVGGLLGLVGGGGSILAVPALVYGVGLPLAAAIPTSLVVVGASSAVAVLPRLRGGVNWRLALIIGAAGTATAYLGAYVNRLLDPKVLLLAFAAIMVFAGIRMMLPSKVSGGSCALPGGGVHWRSCLPKAIATGAVVGFLTGLLGVGGGFLIVPALTLVLGLPMAVTVGTSLVIIVINSVAGFAAHLGDLQIDWAVTAAFAGAAMVASVVAGRLGTNIPDKVLKRAFGALVLLVAAYVSVQALVS from the coding sequence ATGATCCTCCCCGCGGCGGCGTTCGGGCTGATCGTCGGCGGCCTGCTGGGCCTGGTCGGAGGCGGCGGGTCCATCCTCGCCGTCCCTGCCCTCGTCTACGGTGTGGGGCTCCCGCTGGCCGCGGCGATCCCGACGTCGCTGGTCGTCGTCGGCGCGTCCTCCGCCGTCGCGGTCCTGCCGCGGCTGCGGGGCGGGGTGAACTGGCGGCTGGCCCTGATCATCGGCGCGGCCGGGACCGCCACCGCGTACCTCGGCGCCTACGTGAACCGGCTGCTGGACCCGAAGGTGCTGCTGCTGGCGTTTGCGGCGATTATGGTCTTCGCTGGGATCCGGATGATGCTTCCGTCCAAGGTCTCCGGCGGGTCCTGCGCCTTGCCCGGCGGCGGTGTCCACTGGCGCAGCTGCCTGCCCAAGGCCATTGCCACCGGCGCCGTCGTGGGCTTCCTGACCGGGCTCCTGGGCGTCGGCGGCGGATTCCTGATCGTCCCGGCCCTGACTCTGGTCCTGGGCCTGCCCATGGCGGTGACGGTCGGCACCTCACTGGTCATCATCGTGATCAACTCGGTCGCCGGGTTCGCCGCCCACCTTGGTGACCTGCAGATCGACTGGGCCGTCACGGCGGCCTTCGCGGGGGCAGCCATGGTGGCCTCCGTGGTCGCCGGCCGGCTCGGAACCAACATCCCGGACAAGGTGCTCAAGCGCGCATTCGGCGCCCTGGTCCTGCTGGTCGCAGCCTACGTGAGCGTGCAGGCCCTCGTCTCCTAG
- a CDS encoding DUF4177 domain-containing protein — translation MHYVVLQVILKEKLWGTGSGNLTSLEKTINDQAAKGYRLHTITTASSGSKGLAGGDRIQATLVFESLA, via the coding sequence ATGCATTACGTCGTTTTGCAGGTAATCCTCAAGGAGAAGCTGTGGGGAACCGGGTCTGGAAACCTGACGTCCCTGGAGAAGACCATCAACGACCAGGCCGCCAAGGGGTACCGGTTGCACACCATCACCACCGCCAGCAGCGGGAGCAAGGGGCTCGCCGGCGGTGACCGCATCCAGGCGACCCTGGTGTTCGAGAGTCTCGCCTAA
- a CDS encoding rhodanese-like domain-containing protein yields the protein MLIERIYDEDLAQASYFIGCQAKGEALVVDPRRDIAVYENLAAANGMKIVAVTETHIHADFLSGTRELAAATGATAYVSGEGGTDWQYGFDAERLHDNEEITLGNITVKALHTPGHTPEHLSFLITDGAFANAPGYLLSGDFVFSGDLGRPDLLDEAAGGVDTRFEGAKQLFASLRDKFLTLPDHVQVHPGHGAGSACGKALGAIPSSTVGYERLYAWWGPYLAANDEQGFIDELLDGQPDAHAYFARMKRENREGPAVMGERTPLVELATADVAAGLAEDTLTFVDTRPNAQVHEGTVSRSLNIPAGKSTASFGAWVVNPETDKNPLVLLAPSQAAAQEMWDHLVRVGIDNVAGYLTSIEGLPVSVPKLIQPEELEGFDAAMVLDVRNRTEHAAGHIPGSYQLSGGRVMWHLDELPAEGTIVSYCQSGVRNSVAASALRRAGYDVVELDGSYAAWAAWQQTKATVTAG from the coding sequence ATGCTTATCGAGCGCATCTACGACGAAGACCTCGCCCAGGCCAGCTATTTCATCGGCTGCCAGGCCAAGGGAGAGGCGCTGGTCGTTGATCCCCGGCGCGACATCGCCGTCTACGAGAACCTCGCCGCCGCCAATGGCATGAAGATCGTGGCCGTCACCGAGACGCACATCCACGCCGACTTCCTCTCCGGCACCCGCGAACTGGCCGCCGCCACCGGCGCCACCGCCTACGTCTCCGGCGAGGGCGGGACGGACTGGCAGTACGGCTTCGACGCCGAGCGCCTCCACGACAACGAAGAGATCACTCTCGGCAACATCACGGTCAAGGCGCTGCACACCCCCGGCCATACGCCCGAGCATCTGTCCTTCCTGATCACCGACGGAGCCTTCGCAAACGCCCCCGGCTACCTGCTCTCCGGCGACTTCGTGTTCTCCGGTGACCTGGGCCGCCCGGACCTGCTCGACGAGGCCGCCGGCGGCGTCGACACGCGCTTCGAGGGCGCGAAGCAGCTCTTCGCCAGCCTGCGGGACAAGTTCCTGACCCTGCCCGACCACGTCCAGGTCCACCCCGGCCACGGCGCCGGCAGCGCCTGCGGCAAGGCCCTCGGGGCCATCCCGTCCTCCACCGTCGGCTACGAACGGCTCTACGCCTGGTGGGGCCCCTACCTCGCCGCCAACGACGAGCAGGGCTTCATTGACGAACTCCTTGACGGCCAGCCCGACGCCCACGCCTACTTCGCCCGGATGAAGCGTGAAAACCGGGAAGGCCCGGCCGTGATGGGCGAGCGGACCCCGCTGGTCGAACTCGCCACCGCCGACGTCGCCGCCGGCCTGGCCGAGGACACCCTGACCTTCGTGGACACCCGCCCCAACGCCCAGGTCCACGAGGGCACCGTCAGCCGGTCGCTGAACATCCCGGCCGGCAAGTCCACCGCCAGCTTCGGCGCGTGGGTCGTGAACCCCGAAACCGACAAGAACCCGCTCGTCCTCCTGGCCCCCAGCCAGGCCGCCGCGCAGGAAATGTGGGACCACCTCGTCCGCGTCGGCATCGACAACGTCGCCGGCTACCTCACCAGCATTGAGGGCCTGCCGGTCAGCGTCCCGAAGCTGATCCAGCCAGAGGAGCTCGAAGGCTTCGACGCCGCCATGGTCCTGGACGTCCGCAACCGCACCGAGCACGCCGCCGGCCACATCCCGGGCTCGTACCAGCTCAGCGGCGGCCGCGTGATGTGGCACCTGGACGAACTCCCGGCCGAGGGCACCATCGTGTCCTACTGCCAGAGCGGCGTCCGGAACTCCGTCGCCGCTAGCGCCCTGCGCCGGGCAGGCTACGACGTCGTCGAACTCGACGGCAGCTACGCGGCGTGGGCCGCGTGGCAGCAGACGAAGGCAACCGTCACCGCCGGCTAG
- a CDS encoding glycoside hydrolase family 16 protein yields the protein MAAPAAPAAPVAAPAPAAPAGDGTQAAAALGWGPVLAGDEFSYAGAPDAAKWGVFNGAGHAGKGVRSPQAWSVANGVATVTGDAAGTTGGMSAKFGQQKYGRWETRMKTNVRDSEYHPVLLLWPNNNTSPNCAEVDFAEGTSNTAAMKFFLHYACSGGDFQTTAATPVDTTQWHNYAVEWTPAGITGYIDGVKTFSDTNPAHQPTVGMHQTMQLDWFPDGTATSPSQMQLDWVRVYQ from the coding sequence GTGGCAGCACCCGCGGCGCCGGCAGCACCGGTTGCCGCCCCGGCCCCGGCAGCCCCCGCAGGCGACGGAACACAGGCCGCCGCCGCCCTGGGCTGGGGTCCCGTCCTGGCCGGCGACGAATTCTCCTACGCCGGAGCCCCGGACGCCGCCAAATGGGGCGTCTTCAACGGTGCCGGCCATGCCGGCAAGGGCGTCCGCAGCCCCCAGGCGTGGTCGGTGGCCAACGGCGTCGCGACCGTCACCGGCGACGCGGCCGGCACCACCGGCGGGATGTCGGCAAAGTTCGGCCAGCAGAAATACGGCCGCTGGGAGACCCGGATGAAGACCAACGTCCGCGACTCCGAGTACCACCCCGTACTGCTCCTGTGGCCGAACAACAACACCTCGCCGAACTGCGCCGAAGTTGATTTCGCCGAAGGCACCTCGAACACCGCTGCCATGAAGTTCTTCCTGCACTACGCCTGCAGCGGCGGGGACTTCCAGACGACGGCAGCCACGCCCGTGGACACCACGCAGTGGCACAACTACGCGGTGGAGTGGACGCCTGCCGGCATCACCGGCTACATCGACGGCGTGAAGACGTTCAGCGACACCAACCCGGCACACCAGCCCACGGTCGGCATGCACCAGACGATGCAGCTCGACTGGTTCCCCGACGGCACCGCCACCAGCCCGTCGCAGATGCAGCTCGACTGGGTCCGCGTCTACCAGTAG